The following coding sequences lie in one Apium graveolens cultivar Ventura chromosome 1, ASM990537v1, whole genome shotgun sequence genomic window:
- the LOC141659076 gene encoding putative lipid-transfer protein DIR1: MAFSYQKTGVLALVLVFIATNDVAFRVSNAQSFCNVSTASLMECKPSVSGPKPAPPTDACCTAMSHADLNCLCSYKKSQMLSYFGIDPVLATQLPAKCNIANAPKC; this comes from the coding sequence ATGGCATTTTCATATCAGAAGACTGGAGTTCTGGCTCTTGTATTGGTTTTCATTGCAACCAATGATGTAGCATTTAGAGTCTCAAATGCACAGTCATTTTGTAATGTATCAACCGCAAGCTTGATGGAATGCAAGCCATCAGTGAGTGGTCCGAAACCTGCGCCTCCAACTGATGCATGCTGCACAGCCATGTCCCATGCTGATTTGAACTGTTTGTGCTCATACAAAAAATCCCAAATGTTGTCTTATTTTGGGATTGATCCAGTTCTTGCTACTCAGCTCCCAGCCAAGTGCAACATTGCTAATGCACCTAAGTGCTAG
- the LOC141659627 gene encoding crocetin glucosyltransferase 3-like encodes MSDPQEHIVMIPFLAQGHIIPFLELAKKIQERTNFSITLVNTPLNIQKLKSTQSNTSKIHFVSLPFNSSDHNLPPNTETTEALSLPQVVGLFHASTSLESPFKELVSELSAKQGKPPLCIISDVFMGWTNHVAKSLKIVNVSFSTCGAYGTAAYTSVWQNLPHRSLKSDDEEFVLPGFPERCKVTRSHLHKFVRNADGSDQWSKFFQPQISLSLGSSGWLCNTVEEIEPLGLQVLKSYIKLPVWCIGPLLPPRMLDSSCNNQIFSKRAGKEPGLSPEKCLQWLDSHPENSVLYISFGSQNTISPAQMMELAKGIEQSGKPFLWAIRPPIGFDLKADFQDKWLPEKFEEKMSVSKRGLLVHKWAPQLDILCHKSTGAFLSHCGWNSTLESLSQGVPLIGWPLAAEQVYNSKMIEEEMGVGVELTKGLESCITENEVKRVIEMVMDNEGIRKKASEISEMIRQGAREKDGKKGSSLQAMDEFVSTLLSSSTK; translated from the coding sequence ATGAGTGATCCTCAAGAACATATTGTTATGATACCATTCTTGGCACAAGGCCATATTATACCATTCTTGGAACTAGCCAAAAAGATTCAAGAAAGAACAAATTTTAGCATCACCCTTGTAAACACACCTCTCAACATTCAAAAACTCAAATCAACACAATCCAACACTTCCAAAATTCATTTTGTTTCTCTTCCCTTCAACAGCTCTGATCATAACTTACCACCAAACACAGAAACCACAGAAGCCCTTTCTCTGCCTCAAGTAGTAGGCCTTTTCCATGCCTCGacctcactcgaaagcccatttaaGGAACTCGTATCTGAACTAAGTGCCAAACAAGGTAAACCCCCACTGTGCATTATCTCTGATGTGTTCATGGGATGGACTAATCATGTTGCAAAATCTTTAAAAATTGTCAATGTTAGTTTTAGTACTTGTGGAGCTTATGGTACTGCTGCATATACATCTGTGTGGCAAAATTTACCTCATCGATCCCTGAAATCGGATGATGAGGAGTTTGTCTTGCCAGGGTTTCCTGAAAGATGTAAGGTCACAAGATCCCATCTTCATAAATTTGTGAGAAATGCTGATGGTAGTGATCAGTGGTCTAAATTTTTCCAGCCACAAATATCTCTTTCTTTAGGCAGTTCTGGTTGGTTATGTAATACAGTTGAGGAAATTGAACCATTGGGTTTGCAAGTACTTAAGAGCTACATTAAACTTCCTGTTTGGTGTATTGGACCTCTACTTCCTCCAAGAATGCTTGATAGCTCCTGCAACAATCAAATTTTTAGCAAAAGGGCTGGCAAAGAACCCGGATTATCACCTGAAAAATGTCTACAATGGCTTGATTCTCACCCTGAGAATTCAGTACTATACATATCTTTTGGTTCACAGAACACAATTAGTCCAGCTCAAATGATGGAGTTGGCTAAAGGCATAGAACAAAGTGGGAAACCATTTTTATGGGCAATAAGGCCTCCTATTGGTTTCGATCTGAAAGCAGACTTCCAAGATAAATGGCTACCAGAAAAATTCGAGGAAAAAATGTCGGTGTCCAAACGTGGACTGTTAGTCCACAAATGGGCACCTCAGTTGGACATCCTGTGTCACAAATCAACAGGAGCATTTCTTAGTCATTGTGGATGGAACTCCACATTGGAGAGTTTGAGCCAAGGAGTGCCACTCATTGGTTGGCCATTGGCTGCAGAGCAAGTTTATAATTCTAAGATGATAGAGGAAGAGATGGGAGTTGGAGTAGAGTTGACAAAAGGATTGGAGAGTTGCATTACAGAGAATGAAGTGAAAAGAGTGATTGAGATGGTAATGGACAATGAGGGAATAAGGAAAAAAGCTAGTGAAATTAGTGAAATGATTAGACAAGGTGCAAGAGAAAAGGATGGTAAGAAAGGCTCTTCTTTACAAGCAATGGATGAGTTTGTTTCTACCCTTCTTTCATCTTCAACAAAATGA
- the LOC141659614 gene encoding signal peptide peptidase-like 2, with amino-acid sequence MFVMPSSSLFPLTILLLFSCSSFFSHAAPICRTPEDIQDIIIKNWVNGKKDENIQGIGAQFGEKLPTEEGNAAKRSPIIPNPSDCCSAFTEKLSDAIAVCPRGTCDFAVKAENAQSAGAAVLIFINDDKDSLPIIDCPTNQSLNIAIPTVVITKADGDWLTGSMGSKQKVELLVYAPPRSIVHPSVVFLWVMTVATVALAAVWSEFTVSKEIEERYDELQPQKSVKAKEDNDEDEIVEINLMSAVTFVITASAFLLLLFYFMSSWFVWVLIILFCIGGVQGMHLCITSVVSSNYKKRKVRLPAFGNVSIFSLVIFVLCVAFAVFWAATRKESYSWIGQDILGICLMITVLQLAQLPNIKVATALLSCAFCYDIFWVFISPALFGSSVMISVAKGDNSGGESIPMLLRSPKFFDPYDGYNMIGFGDILFPGLLVAFSFRFDKAKKRGLRDGYFLWLMIGYTCGLLCTYLGLYLMNGHGQPALLYLVPSTLGTIVVLSSVRGELKELWNSTLDDTRIKQSSGEA; translated from the exons ATGTTTGTAATGCCGTCATCATCTCTCTTTCCATTAACAATTTTATTGTTATTTTCATGTTCATCATTCTTCTCTCATGCCGCTCCCATTTGCCGCACACCAGAAGATATACAAGAT ATAATAATTAAGAATTGGGTTAATGGAAAGAAAGATGAAAATATTCAGGGTATTGGTGCACAATTTGGGGAAAAACTACCCACAGAAGAGGGAAATGCTGCTAAACGGTCACCCATAATTCCTAATCCCTCAGATTGCTGTTCCGCCTTCACTGAAAAG TTATCCGATGCAATTGCCGTGTGCCCACGTGGTACTTGTGATTTTGCGGTGAAGGCTGAAAATGCACAATCCGCCGGTGCAGCTGTTTTGATTTTTATAAATGATGATAAAG ATAGCCTTCCTATAATTGATTGTCCTACCAATCAATCTTTAAATATTGCAATTCCTACCGTTGTAATTACGAAGGCCGATGGAGACTGGTTAACCGGTTCCATGGGAAGTAAACAGAAAG TGGAACTACTAGTATATGCACCCCCTCGCTCAATTGTGCACCCATCTGTGGTATTTTTATGGGTAATGACTGTTGCGACTGTAGCCCTTGCCGCAGTTTGGTCAGAGTTTACTGTCAGCAAAGAAATTGAAGAGCGATATGATGAACTTCAACCACAG AAATCTGTAAAGGCTAAAGAAGATAACGACGAGGACGAAATTGTAGAAATCAACCTCATGAGTGCCGTCACTTTTGTCATAACAGCATCAGCTTTTCTGCTGCTGCTATTTTATTTCATGTCTTCTTGGTTCGTCTGGGTGTTAATTATACTATTCTGCATTGGTGGTGTTCAG GGAATGCATTTATGTATAACATCTGTCGTCTCGAG CAATTATAAGAAGCGGAAAGTCAGGTTGCCAGCATTTGGGAATGTCTCCATTTTCTCTCTGGTGATATTTGTTTTGTGCGTTGCATTTGCCGTTTTCTGGGCCGCTACACGGAAAGAATCATATTCATGGATTGGCCAAGACATTCTT GGTATCTGTTTGATGATAACGGTTTTGCAGCTGGCTCAATTACCTAATATAAAG GTTGCTACTGCACTTCTTTCCTGTGCTTTCTGCTATGATATCTTTTGGGTTTTCATATCTCCTGCATTATTCGGTAGCAGCGTCATGATTTCG GTTGCCAAAGGTGATAACAGTGGTGGTGAATCCATACCGATGCTATTAAGGTCCCCTAAATTTTTTGATCCCTATGATGGTTATAACATGATTGGCTTCGGAGACATTCTATTTCCTGGTCTGCTTGTTGCATTTTCATTTCG ATTTGACAAAGCAAAAAAGAGGGGTTTGCGGGATGGATACTTTCTTTGGCTAATGATTGGATATACTTGTG GTCTGCTCTGTACTTACCTGGGTTTATACTTAATGAATGGACATGGCCAACCAGCTCTCCTGTATCTCGTTCCATCTACATTAG GGACGATTGTCGTGTTGAGTTCAGTAAGAGGTGAGCTGAAAGAGCTATGGAATTCTACCCTGGATGACACGCGAATTAAGCAGTCATCTGGAGAAGCTTGA